From the Streptomyces nigrescens genome, one window contains:
- the lanKC gene encoding class III lanthionine synthetase LanKC: MNKGYAVFCDADRQFYDAPHRMPASSKGRGAQYATLNRDLPEGWQRHRSGDWLAFRPLDRELPSQGWKIHVSACLDNAERVLAKVWDYCVPRSVAFKCMPSRYLLHIRNAKYADRGASGKFLTIYPADEEQCHRIAEELGDLLAGEPGPYILSDLRWGAGPVYVRYGSFTERHCYDDKGELRPAIEDGQGQLVPDRREPAFRVPEWVTLPEFLQPHLDARSATTVTDLPYKIERALHFSNGGGVYVGRDLRTDQQVVLKEARPYAGLAADEADAVARLARERDALQRLSGLGCAPEVLDWFTLGDHTFLVLEFIEGRPLNSFFAHRHPLIEADPSPERLAEYTQWAMRVHGLVADAVKAIHSRGVVFNDLHLFNIMMSEDESSVVLLDFEAASVDDASSRQVIANPGFVAPADRRGFDVDLYALACLRLALFLPLTSLFAVDRGKAAHLAEIAAAQFPVPRDYLDEAVAEILRGHQPASTTGRTGRPGGAGYLPVALGDWPHSRDSMVRAVLASATPDREDRCFPGDIAQFSTAGGGTCFAYGAAGVLYALAETGAERCPEAEEWLLRRTKTPTSGSPLGFYDGLSGVAWVLDRLGHRDRALDLVDTLGTQRWQDIAPDLHSGLAGLGLALDSLAGSTGESSLGERALHCAQLVADKLRAAAPPAEGGAPRAGLLHGDSGAALLFLRLYERTDDPALLDLAADALRRDLARCVRGAGGALQVNEGWRTMPYLGAGSVGIGMVLDDFLAHRPDDEFERARHEIVQAAQAKFYAQPGLFRGAAGMVLHLARTTAGGPGTHAADLRRQIDSLAWGAVPYQGHLAFAGEQMMRLSMDLSTGTAGCLLALGSALHDTPVHLPFLPPPRRP, from the coding sequence ATGAACAAGGGTTACGCCGTCTTCTGCGACGCCGACCGCCAGTTCTACGACGCTCCCCACCGCATGCCCGCAAGCAGCAAGGGCCGTGGCGCGCAGTACGCGACGCTGAACCGGGACCTGCCGGAGGGCTGGCAGCGCCACCGCTCCGGCGACTGGCTGGCGTTCCGCCCGCTGGACCGCGAACTCCCCAGCCAGGGCTGGAAGATCCATGTCTCGGCCTGCCTGGACAACGCCGAACGAGTGCTGGCCAAGGTCTGGGACTACTGCGTCCCGCGCTCGGTCGCCTTCAAGTGCATGCCGAGCCGCTATCTGCTGCACATCCGCAACGCCAAGTACGCCGACCGCGGCGCCAGCGGAAAGTTCCTCACCATCTACCCGGCCGATGAGGAGCAGTGCCACCGCATCGCCGAGGAGCTGGGCGACCTGCTGGCCGGCGAACCGGGACCGTACATCCTCAGCGATCTGCGCTGGGGTGCCGGTCCGGTGTATGTGCGCTACGGCAGCTTCACCGAGCGGCACTGCTACGACGACAAGGGCGAACTCCGCCCCGCGATCGAGGACGGCCAGGGGCAGCTGGTCCCCGACCGCAGGGAGCCCGCGTTCCGCGTCCCCGAGTGGGTCACCCTCCCGGAGTTCCTCCAGCCGCATCTGGACGCCCGCTCCGCCACCACCGTCACCGACCTGCCCTACAAGATCGAGCGGGCGCTGCACTTCTCCAACGGCGGCGGGGTCTACGTCGGCCGGGATCTGCGGACGGACCAGCAGGTGGTGCTGAAGGAGGCACGGCCGTACGCCGGGCTGGCCGCCGACGAAGCGGACGCCGTGGCCCGGCTGGCCCGCGAGCGGGACGCACTGCAACGGCTGTCCGGGCTCGGCTGCGCCCCCGAGGTGCTCGACTGGTTCACCCTCGGCGACCACACCTTCCTGGTGCTGGAGTTCATCGAGGGCCGGCCGCTGAACAGCTTCTTCGCGCACCGCCACCCGCTGATCGAGGCCGATCCGAGCCCCGAGCGGCTCGCGGAGTACACCCAGTGGGCCATGCGCGTCCACGGTCTGGTCGCCGACGCGGTGAAGGCGATCCACTCCCGTGGCGTCGTCTTCAACGATCTGCACCTCTTCAACATCATGATGTCCGAGGACGAATCCTCCGTGGTGCTCCTGGACTTCGAGGCCGCTTCCGTCGATGACGCGTCCAGCCGCCAGGTGATCGCCAACCCGGGCTTCGTCGCCCCCGCGGACCGCCGGGGCTTCGATGTCGACCTCTACGCCCTGGCCTGTCTGCGCCTGGCATTGTTCCTCCCGCTCACCAGCCTCTTCGCGGTGGACCGCGGCAAGGCGGCACATCTGGCGGAGATCGCCGCCGCACAGTTCCCGGTGCCCCGCGACTACCTCGACGAAGCGGTGGCGGAAATCCTCCGCGGCCATCAGCCGGCGAGCACCACCGGCCGTACGGGCCGGCCCGGGGGAGCGGGCTACTTACCCGTAGCCCTCGGCGACTGGCCGCACAGCCGCGACTCCATGGTCCGGGCCGTGCTCGCCTCGGCCACACCCGACCGGGAGGACCGCTGCTTCCCCGGCGACATCGCCCAGTTCTCCACCGCGGGCGGAGGCACCTGCTTCGCCTACGGGGCGGCCGGGGTGCTGTACGCCCTGGCGGAGACCGGCGCGGAACGCTGCCCGGAGGCGGAGGAGTGGCTGCTGCGGAGGACGAAGACCCCCACGTCCGGCAGTCCGCTCGGCTTCTACGACGGTCTCTCCGGCGTCGCCTGGGTCCTGGACCGGCTCGGGCACCGGGACCGGGCCCTGGACCTCGTCGACACCCTCGGCACCCAGCGCTGGCAGGACATCGCACCCGATCTGCACAGCGGACTGGCCGGCCTCGGCCTGGCGCTCGACTCCCTGGCCGGTTCCACCGGCGAAAGCTCCCTCGGGGAGCGGGCACTGCACTGTGCCCAGCTCGTGGCCGACAAACTCCGGGCCGCCGCACCACCGGCCGAGGGCGGCGCACCCCGCGCCGGACTGCTGCACGGCGACAGCGGAGCGGCACTGCTCTTCCTGCGCCTGTACGAGCGCACCGACGACCCCGCGCTGCTCGACCTGGCCGCCGACGCACTGCGCCGGGACCTGGCCCGCTGCGTGCGCGGCGCCGGGGGCGCCCTCCAGGTCAACGAGGGCTGGCGCACCATGCCCTACCTCGGTGCCGGCAGCGTCGGCATCGGCATGGTGCTCGACGACTTCCTCGCCCACCGTCCGGACGACGAGTTCGAACGGGCGCGGCACGAGATCGTGCAGGCGGCCCAGGCCAAGTTCTATGCCCAGCCCGGCCTGTTCCGCGGTGCGGCGGGCATGGTGCTCCACCTGGCCCGCACCACGGCCGGCGGCCCCGGCACCCATGCCGCCGACCTCCGCCGCCAGATCGACTCCCTCGCCTGGGGCGCCGTCCCCTACCAGGGGCATCTGGCCTTCGCCGGGGAGCAGATGATGCGGCTCTCCATGGACCTGAGCACCGGCACCGCCGGGTGCCTGCTCGCACTGGGCAGCGCGCTGCACGACACACCCGTGCACCTGCCCTTCCTCCCGCCGCCCAGGCGGCCCTGA
- a CDS encoding SapB/AmfS family lanthipeptide, which yields MSLLDLQTMETPKAEATEELHTGSRASLLLCGDSSLSVTTCN from the coding sequence ATGTCCCTTCTTGACCTGCAGACGATGGAAACCCCCAAGGCCGAGGCCACGGAGGAGCTCCACACCGGCAGCCGCGCGAGCCTGCTGCTCTGCGGCGACAGCAGCCTGAGCGTCACCACCTGTAACTGA
- a CDS encoding ABC transporter ATP-binding protein yields the protein MPRTPGPSSPPPAARPGPDTGVRSVLTGAFRHSPVRAVAVCLFSVASAGAAVALPAVLGHTLDLVLGARPGLHGALVLCAVLLTAEVLLDALVALTGGVTTARSTAWLRRRGIDHLLSLAPHRVADRFTPGDLVTRLTGNAADAGTAPTAAATGLAALITPVGALIALALTDIWLAAVFLAGLPLLTRLLRAFARGSSDSVRRYQRVQADIATRLVEALGGARTVAAAGTAGRERARVLAPLPELGAQGRQMWQFYGRAVVSSSILVPLLTTAVLAVGGIRLAYGSLSVGELLAASRYAALTAGLGGVVGQLNALVRSRAAAHRTGELLTLSPPVHGTTPLPADGRGRLELRAVTLVRGGAQALRGVDLVVPGGTTMAVVGHSGAGKSLLAAVAGRLTDPDSGQVLLDGVPLHEADPAQLRREIGYAFERPALFGATVGAAIGFGPYEPPAHAIEGASRAAGADSFVRLLPDGYATPLDRAPLSGGEVQRLGLARAFAHAGRLLVLDDATSSLDSVTELHVRRALVHDVRTGSRLLIAHRVSSAARADLVAWMEKGRLRAVAPHDRLWADPDYRAVFAHTDDEDTRTAS from the coding sequence ATGCCCCGCACCCCCGGGCCCTCCTCGCCCCCGCCGGCCGCCCGGCCCGGACCGGACACCGGTGTCCGCTCCGTACTGACCGGCGCCTTCCGGCACAGCCCCGTACGCGCCGTCGCCGTCTGCCTCTTCAGCGTGGCCTCCGCGGGTGCCGCCGTCGCGCTGCCCGCCGTCCTCGGCCACACCCTCGACCTCGTGCTCGGCGCACGTCCTGGCCTCCACGGCGCCCTCGTCCTCTGCGCCGTACTGCTGACCGCGGAAGTGCTCCTCGACGCGCTGGTGGCACTGACCGGCGGCGTCACCACCGCCCGCAGCACCGCCTGGCTCCGCCGGCGCGGTATCGACCATCTGCTGTCCCTCGCCCCGCACCGCGTCGCCGACCGCTTCACCCCCGGTGACCTGGTGACCCGACTCACCGGCAACGCCGCGGACGCCGGGACCGCACCCACCGCCGCGGCCACCGGCCTCGCCGCCCTCATCACCCCGGTCGGCGCCCTGATCGCCCTGGCGCTCACCGACATCTGGCTGGCCGCCGTGTTCCTCGCCGGGCTGCCGCTGCTGACCCGGCTGCTGCGCGCCTTCGCCCGCGGCTCCTCCGACAGCGTCCGGCGCTATCAACGCGTCCAGGCGGACATCGCCACCCGGCTCGTCGAGGCACTCGGCGGCGCCCGGACCGTCGCCGCGGCGGGAACGGCGGGGCGGGAGCGGGCCCGGGTCCTCGCGCCGCTTCCCGAACTGGGCGCGCAGGGACGGCAGATGTGGCAGTTCTACGGACGCGCCGTGGTCAGCAGCAGCATCCTGGTGCCGCTGCTGACCACCGCCGTCCTCGCCGTCGGGGGAATCCGGCTGGCGTACGGCAGCCTGTCCGTCGGCGAACTGCTGGCGGCCTCCCGGTACGCCGCCCTCACCGCCGGGCTGGGCGGAGTGGTGGGACAGCTCAATGCCCTGGTGCGCAGCCGCGCCGCGGCCCACCGCACCGGCGAACTCCTCACCCTGTCCCCACCCGTCCACGGCACCACGCCCCTGCCCGCCGACGGCCGCGGCCGGCTCGAACTGCGTGCGGTCACCCTCGTCCGCGGTGGTGCCCAAGCGCTGCGCGGTGTCGACCTGGTGGTGCCCGGCGGCACGACCATGGCGGTCGTCGGGCACTCGGGGGCGGGCAAATCGCTGCTCGCCGCCGTCGCGGGCCGGCTCACCGACCCCGACAGCGGGCAGGTGCTGCTGGACGGCGTCCCGCTCCACGAGGCCGATCCCGCACAGCTGCGCCGCGAGATCGGCTACGCCTTCGAACGCCCCGCCCTGTTCGGCGCCACCGTCGGGGCGGCCATCGGCTTCGGCCCTTACGAACCCCCGGCCCACGCGATCGAGGGCGCTTCCCGCGCGGCCGGTGCGGACTCGTTCGTCCGCCTCCTTCCGGACGGATACGCCACACCGCTCGACCGCGCACCGCTGTCCGGCGGGGAGGTGCAACGCCTCGGCCTGGCGCGGGCGTTCGCCCATGCCGGCCGGCTGCTCGTCCTCGACGACGCCACCTCCAGCCTGGACAGCGTCACCGAACTCCATGTCCGCCGGGCTCTGGTCCATGACGTACGGACCGGCAGCAGACTGCTGATCGCCCATCGGGTCTCCTCCGCGGCCCGCGCCGATCTGGTCGCGTGGATGGAGAAGGGCCGGCTCCGCGCCGTCGCCCCGCACGACCGGCTCTGGGCGGACCCCGACTACCGGGCGGTGTTCGCCCACACCGACGACGAGGACACCCGGACCGCCTCATGA
- a CDS encoding ABC transporter ATP-binding protein has product MTTATARLLPRARRFLRRRTRVLLLLAGWSLLESAHTFLGGYGLAKALDQGFLAGHTGVGLAWLGVTALAVVVGGLAGRGVFRGLADLVEPLRDSLIRQVVSRSLTQAVAHPARAADSAVVSRLTNQTEIARDSFAGLVLVARSFVFTAAGAVLGLLSLAPQLLLIVVPPLVAGLLLFLATLRPMAARQRAFLQADEDLSTQFGAVAEGLRDVVACGAQQQTAARAYGLIEDEARAARQLARWAAVRCLALGLAGQLPILLLLVSAPWLLRQGLTPGVVLGALAYLTQSLLPALHTLMNALGSAGTRLLVVLDRLTTGPDSGPGPDPDPESTTVPDPKTTIAPDPESATVPDPQSTTPPDSAPLVPVPPGGPGVHLRAVTFAYGPAAQPVLDDLDLTVEPGEHLVVVGPSGIGKSTLTALVAGLLAPGHGEIRVAGRPVRARSGPDPSLLRVLIPQQAYVFSGTLRENLLYLCPDGASTSALEASSDAVGLDPLVRRLGGFDAPLDPGVLSQGERQLIALGRAHLSPAPLVLLDEATCHLDPAAEMRAERAFAERPGTLIVVAHRITSARRADRILVLDGVRATCGTHDELLERSALYRDLAGSWQPDALPAPEAPEAPECAERISAKSRYLS; this is encoded by the coding sequence ATGACGACAGCGACGGCACGACTGCTGCCCCGGGCGAGGCGCTTCCTCCGCCGCCGGACCCGCGTACTGCTGCTGCTGGCCGGCTGGTCACTGCTGGAGTCCGCCCACACCTTCCTCGGCGGCTACGGTCTGGCAAAGGCCCTCGACCAGGGCTTTCTGGCCGGCCACACCGGCGTCGGGCTGGCCTGGCTGGGCGTCACCGCACTGGCCGTCGTCGTCGGCGGCCTGGCCGGCCGGGGGGTCTTCCGCGGCCTGGCCGACCTCGTCGAGCCGCTGCGCGACAGCCTGATACGCCAGGTGGTGTCGCGGTCGCTGACGCAAGCGGTGGCGCACCCGGCCCGCGCGGCGGACAGCGCCGTGGTCTCCCGGCTGACCAACCAGACCGAGATCGCCCGGGACAGCTTCGCCGGACTGGTCCTGGTCGCCCGCTCCTTCGTGTTCACCGCGGCCGGAGCGGTGCTCGGACTCCTCTCCCTGGCACCCCAGTTGCTGCTGATCGTGGTGCCTCCGCTCGTGGCCGGGCTGCTGCTCTTCCTGGCCACGCTCCGGCCGATGGCGGCCCGCCAGCGCGCCTTTCTGCAGGCGGACGAGGACCTGTCCACACAGTTCGGCGCCGTCGCCGAGGGGCTGCGGGACGTGGTGGCCTGCGGCGCACAGCAGCAGACCGCGGCGCGGGCGTACGGCCTGATCGAGGACGAGGCCCGTGCGGCACGGCAGTTGGCGCGCTGGGCCGCCGTCCGCTGTCTCGCGCTCGGCCTGGCAGGCCAGCTGCCGATCCTGTTGCTGCTGGTCAGCGCGCCCTGGCTCCTACGGCAAGGGCTCACCCCCGGCGTCGTGCTGGGCGCGCTGGCCTATCTGACCCAGTCCCTGCTGCCCGCACTGCACACCCTGATGAACGCCCTGGGATCGGCCGGCACCCGCCTGCTCGTGGTCCTGGACCGGCTCACCACCGGCCCCGACTCCGGCCCCGGCCCGGATCCGGACCCGGAGAGCACCACCGTGCCGGATCCGAAGACCACCATCGCGCCGGATCCGGAGAGCGCCACCGTGCCGGATCCGCAGAGCACCACCCCTCCGGACTCCGCGCCCCTCGTGCCCGTCCCGCCCGGCGGCCCCGGGGTGCACCTGCGTGCCGTCACCTTCGCCTACGGGCCCGCCGCGCAGCCCGTGCTGGACGACCTCGACCTGACCGTCGAACCGGGCGAGCACCTCGTCGTGGTGGGGCCGAGCGGCATCGGGAAGTCGACCCTGACCGCTCTCGTCGCCGGTCTGCTCGCACCCGGCCACGGCGAGATACGTGTGGCCGGCCGGCCGGTCCGCGCGCGGTCCGGACCCGATCCGTCCCTGCTGCGGGTGCTCATCCCGCAACAGGCCTACGTCTTCTCCGGAACCTTGCGCGAGAACCTGCTCTATCTCTGCCCTGACGGCGCATCCACGTCCGCCCTGGAGGCCTCGTCGGACGCCGTGGGCCTGGACCCGCTGGTGCGCCGACTGGGCGGATTCGACGCTCCGCTCGACCCGGGCGTCCTGTCCCAGGGGGAGCGCCAGCTGATCGCACTGGGCCGGGCCCATCTGTCACCCGCGCCGCTCGTCCTGCTCGACGAGGCGACCTGCCACCTCGATCCGGCGGCGGAGATGCGGGCCGAGCGTGCCTTCGCGGAGCGTCCCGGAACGCTGATCGTGGTGGCCCACCGGATCACCTCGGCCCGCCGGGCTGACCGCATCCTGGTGCTCGACGGCGTCCGGGCCACCTGCGGCACCCATGACGAACTGCTCGAACGCTCGGCCCTCTACCGCGATCTGGCGGGAAGCTGGCAGCCGGATGCCCTGCCTGCCCCGGAAGCTCCGGAGGCCCCGGAGTGTGCTGAGCGCATATCCGCAAAATCCCGCTATCTCAGCTGA
- a CDS encoding response regulator transcription factor — protein MIRVLVVHETRLLRSALTALLRDEEGIDAVAACWRSAPGRARSFRPQVCVVDVDCAGSVSSADPPGGPGCALLVLASACRPGTLRRAIAARARGFVDKDAPPARLLHAINLVAAGKRYVDHSLTPDFLEAADMPLTPRELSVLSLAAGGASVSEIARELHLSSGTVRNYMAAINRKTGARNRVDAIRISQGAGWV, from the coding sequence GTGATCCGGGTCTTGGTGGTGCACGAAACGCGGCTGTTGCGCTCGGCGCTCACCGCGCTGTTGCGCGACGAGGAGGGTATCGACGCTGTCGCCGCCTGCTGGAGAAGTGCCCCCGGGCGAGCCCGTTCCTTCCGGCCGCAGGTGTGCGTCGTGGACGTCGACTGCGCGGGTTCGGTGTCGTCGGCGGACCCGCCGGGCGGCCCGGGATGCGCCCTGCTGGTACTGGCCAGCGCCTGCCGTCCCGGCACCCTGCGCCGGGCCATCGCCGCCCGGGCGCGGGGCTTCGTGGACAAGGACGCGCCGCCGGCCCGGCTGTTGCACGCCATAAACCTGGTGGCCGCCGGGAAGCGCTATGTCGACCATTCGCTCACGCCGGATTTCCTTGAGGCCGCCGACATGCCGCTGACACCACGGGAGTTAAGCGTGCTGTCGCTCGCCGCGGGCGGCGCCTCCGTCTCCGAGATCGCCCGTGAACTGCATCTGAGCAGTGGGACGGTGCGTAATTACATGGCGGCGATCAATCGCAAAACCGGCGCCCGGAACCGGGTCGATGCGATACGGATATCGCAGGGGGCGGGCTGGGTCTAG
- a CDS encoding cholesterol oxidase substrate-binding domain-containing protein, which yields MSDDSARRTSLTRRSLLTGAAAAGLAAAAGLQPAHRIPAGSAAATLTPPPGFPAGIPLAQQAFRNWSLEIVIEGVWTASARTPDDVVTLANWAHQHGYRLRARGKGHTWSPLVVPAGADTNRTVIVDTASHLTAVTVRGGNPGSVTAQAGATLDRILARLEESGLGLATTTAPGDLTIGGVLAIGGHGTGVPTATENPPAGSGFGTLSSLVTSLTAVVWSAAEGRYVLKTFARSDPDIRAFLVHLGRAFVTEVTLTAAANTRLRCQNWYDVNVGTVFGPPGTGGRTISSYLDRTGRIEAIWFPFTDVPWLKVWSVAPTKPVFARQIDTPYAYTFANRVTEEMSRLLGEIAAGGGDKTPAFTKLAMSIVGSGLIVTGTWDVWGWSKNSLLYVEPTTLRIVEAGWAVLTSRANVQRVVNDFYARYQSVLTAHQGRGSYPVNGPIELRITGTDPVDGPLLSPARARPDRPEWDTVVWLDFATYPGTPGAAPFFRELEQWIWQTYNGSYATVRPEWSKGWAYTDSGPWRDPATLGGTVPAAFDGWRTARDTLNSYDPARVFSNTFLDTLLP from the coding sequence ATGTCCGACGACAGCGCTCGCAGAACCTCCCTCACCCGCCGTTCGTTACTGACCGGGGCCGCCGCCGCGGGACTTGCGGCGGCGGCCGGGCTGCAGCCCGCTCATCGCATCCCCGCGGGCAGCGCCGCGGCCACTCTCACCCCTCCGCCCGGCTTTCCCGCGGGCATTCCACTCGCCCAGCAAGCCTTCCGGAACTGGTCGCTGGAGATCGTCATCGAGGGCGTCTGGACGGCGTCGGCCCGTACGCCCGACGATGTGGTCACCCTCGCCAACTGGGCCCATCAGCACGGCTACCGGCTACGGGCCCGGGGCAAGGGCCACACCTGGTCGCCGCTGGTGGTGCCCGCCGGGGCCGACACCAACCGTACGGTCATCGTCGACACCGCCTCCCACCTCACCGCGGTCACGGTGCGCGGCGGCAACCCGGGGAGCGTCACCGCGCAGGCGGGGGCCACCCTCGACCGGATCCTCGCCCGCCTGGAGGAGTCGGGGCTCGGCCTCGCCACCACCACGGCGCCCGGGGATCTCACCATCGGCGGGGTACTCGCGATCGGCGGCCATGGCACCGGGGTCCCGACCGCCACCGAGAACCCGCCCGCGGGCTCCGGCTTCGGCACCCTGAGCTCCCTGGTCACCTCGCTCACCGCGGTGGTCTGGAGCGCGGCGGAGGGCCGCTATGTGCTCAAGACCTTTGCCCGCTCCGACCCGGACATCCGGGCCTTCCTCGTCCACCTGGGCCGCGCGTTCGTCACCGAGGTGACGCTCACCGCCGCGGCCAACACCCGTCTGCGCTGCCAGAATTGGTACGACGTGAACGTGGGCACCGTCTTCGGCCCCCCGGGTACGGGCGGTCGCACGATCAGCTCCTACCTGGACCGCACCGGGCGCATCGAGGCGATCTGGTTCCCGTTCACCGATGTGCCGTGGCTGAAGGTGTGGAGTGTGGCGCCCACCAAGCCGGTGTTCGCCAGGCAGATCGACACCCCGTACGCCTACACCTTCGCCAACCGGGTCACCGAGGAGATGTCGCGGCTGCTCGGGGAGATCGCGGCGGGCGGGGGCGACAAGACGCCCGCCTTCACCAAGCTGGCCATGTCCATCGTCGGCTCCGGGCTGATCGTCACCGGCACCTGGGACGTCTGGGGCTGGTCGAAGAACAGCCTGCTGTACGTCGAACCCACGACCCTGCGGATCGTCGAGGCGGGTTGGGCGGTCCTGACCTCCCGGGCGAATGTGCAGCGCGTGGTGAATGACTTCTACGCCCGCTACCAGAGCGTGCTGACGGCTCATCAGGGCCGCGGTTCCTACCCGGTCAATGGGCCGATCGAGCTGCGCATCACGGGTACGGACCCGGTCGACGGTCCCCTGCTGTCCCCGGCCCGGGCCCGTCCGGACCGTCCCGAGTGGGACACCGTGGTGTGGCTGGACTTCGCCACCTATCCCGGCACGCCCGGCGCGGCCCCGTTCTTCCGTGAGCTGGAGCAGTGGATCTGGCAGACCTACAACGGGTCGTATGCGACCGTGCGTCCCGAGTGGTCCAAGGGCTGGGCGTACACGGACAGCGGGCCGTGGCGGGATCCCGCCACGCTGGGCGGCACCGTACCGGCCGCGTTCGACGGCTGGCGGACCGCCCGGGACACCCTCAACTCCTATGACCCGGCACGGGTGTTCTCCAATACCTTCCTCGACACGCTGCTGCCCTGA
- a CDS encoding gas vesicle protein K: protein MTNEAAAPVEPAFAEVAQAAARAFDLVPTQADEPPQGQGSALAQRLRTDPETVERDLIKLVLTIVELLRQLMERTALHRVDQGDLSEEQEERVGLTLMILQDRMAELCERYGLTMEDLNLDLGPLGSLLPRHDAG from the coding sequence ATGACGAATGAAGCGGCCGCACCCGTGGAGCCTGCCTTCGCGGAGGTGGCGCAGGCCGCGGCCCGGGCTTTCGACCTGGTGCCGACACAGGCCGATGAGCCGCCGCAGGGGCAGGGCAGCGCGCTGGCCCAGCGGCTGAGGACCGATCCGGAGACGGTGGAGCGCGATCTCATCAAGCTGGTGCTGACGATCGTGGAGCTCTTGCGGCAGCTCATGGAGCGGACCGCCTTGCACCGCGTCGACCAAGGAGATCTGAGCGAGGAGCAGGAGGAACGGGTCGGGCTGACGCTGATGATTCTCCAGGACCGGATGGCGGAACTCTGTGAGCGCTACGGGCTGACGATGGAGGATCTCAATCTCGATCTCGGCCCGCTGGGATCCCTGCTGCCCCGCCACGACGCCGGCTGA
- a CDS encoding gas vesicle protein → MVDRSAEEPLAGRQIALIDLLDRLLNGGAVLTGDVVLSIADVDLVHINLRAVIRSITPDGPAPW, encoded by the coding sequence CTGGTGGACCGCTCCGCGGAAGAGCCTCTCGCGGGGCGGCAGATCGCTCTCATCGATCTCCTGGACCGTCTCCTGAACGGTGGCGCGGTGCTCACCGGAGATGTGGTGCTGTCCATCGCCGACGTGGATCTGGTGCATATCAATCTGCGGGCCGTCATTCGCTCGATCACACCCGACGGTCCGGCGCCGTGGTGA
- a CDS encoding GvpL/GvpF family gas vesicle protein has protein sequence MNSHLQGEAETAAAPRQPLRLPTEQRESGPLWSSYVYAIGRAGTGLGTAAPRLTGLRDGRLRTVTAGPLTALVSSVPADAFSTEGMKAQLENLTELEEIARTHHTVVEAAHTGTTVLPMRLATVYLDDDRVRSMLRERGAEFDALLSRLEGHAELGVKVYADPRATAAEPPPAPDGPDPAASPVSPGRAYLQQRRAQRRTQRDAYRAAGALADDVRVRVAALARDRVVHRPQQGELASGAGENIANEAYLVPTDRIREFHRALAGMADGIPGVRVEVTGPWAPYSFATPPAESRSA, from the coding sequence GTGAACAGCCACCTTCAGGGAGAAGCGGAGACGGCCGCAGCCCCGCGGCAGCCGCTCCGCCTGCCCACCGAGCAGCGGGAGTCCGGTCCCCTCTGGAGCTCGTACGTCTACGCCATCGGCCGGGCGGGCACCGGTCTCGGCACGGCGGCCCCCCGGCTCACCGGACTCCGGGACGGGCGGCTGCGGACGGTCACCGCCGGACCCCTCACGGCGCTCGTCTCCTCCGTCCCGGCCGACGCTTTCAGCACCGAGGGCATGAAGGCGCAGCTGGAGAATCTGACGGAGCTGGAGGAGATCGCACGTACCCACCACACGGTCGTCGAGGCCGCCCACACCGGCACGACAGTGCTCCCCATGCGGCTGGCCACCGTGTATCTGGACGACGACCGGGTGCGGTCCATGCTGCGGGAGCGTGGCGCGGAATTCGACGCGCTGCTCTCCCGGCTCGAAGGCCATGCCGAGCTGGGGGTGAAGGTGTACGCGGACCCGCGCGCCACGGCCGCGGAACCACCGCCCGCCCCCGACGGTCCGGACCCCGCTGCTTCCCCGGTCAGCCCCGGCCGGGCCTACTTGCAGCAGCGCCGGGCCCAACGCCGGACGCAGCGCGATGCCTATCGAGCGGCGGGCGCCCTCGCCGACGACGTACGGGTCCGGGTGGCCGCCCTTGCCCGGGACCGGGTCGTCCATCGCCCGCAGCAGGGTGAACTGGCGTCCGGCGCGGGGGAGAACATCGCCAACGAGGCCTACCTGGTGCCCACGGACCGTATCCGGGAATTCCACCGGGCACTGGCGGGGATGGCCGACGGTATCCCCGGCGTACGCGTCGAAGTCACCGGGCCATGGGCTCCGTACTCCTTCGCGACCCCGCCCGCGGAAAGCCGGAGTGCGTGA
- a CDS encoding gas vesicle protein: protein MSDSLAGRMGPSSGPSPYGRQGSSANLADILERVLDKGVVIAGDIQINLLDIELLTIKLRLLVASVDKAKEMGIDWWEHDPSLSSRARPSQQVPAGHPPEAGRSALAEENQQLRAELAELRAAIGSGQGSDGRRADHEEEQ from the coding sequence ATGTCCGATTCACTGGCCGGCCGTATGGGGCCGTCCTCCGGTCCGTCCCCGTACGGCCGGCAAGGGTCCTCCGCCAACCTGGCCGACATCCTGGAACGCGTCCTCGACAAGGGCGTCGTGATCGCGGGCGACATCCAGATCAATCTGCTCGACATCGAGCTGCTGACCATCAAGCTGCGGCTGCTCGTCGCCTCCGTCGACAAGGCCAAGGAGATGGGCATCGACTGGTGGGAGCACGACCCCTCGCTCTCGTCCCGCGCCCGCCCATCGCAGCAGGTGCCCGCCGGGCACCCGCCGGAGGCCGGCCGCAGTGCGCTGGCCGAGGAGAACCAGCAGCTGCGCGCCGAGCTCGCCGAGCTGCGGGCGGCGATCGGCTCCGGCCAGGGCTCCGACGGACGCCGGGCGGACCACGAGGAGGAACAGTGA